One Candidatus Krumholzibacteriia bacterium DNA window includes the following coding sequences:
- a CDS encoding glycosyltransferase — translation MTSEPHRILILNNEFHMGGLEKKLVEFLARSDRSRFQYAVCCLKEGGHFKPEIEAMGIPFYEHLLRHRFDALAFRSLEEVLRLERSELIYTFTHPNTVLFAYLARMRGLVERVVVSYHATGNRRDGRQVPQYLLPLVRRFDALVAVAEAHKRYLVEEEGLPGGKIRVIYNGVDATRYRPALTGEREDVRAALGIPAGAFVMMAVASLKELKRLDLLLSSAAPRLRREPAAHLVLVGKGPERERLEALARELGVHERTHFLGVRDDVETVLRAADLVVLSSRTEAFPNVVLEAMATGLAVVTTDVGSVREMVEPEDSAIVVPPGDEAALARAIERLAGDATLRIRFGARGREIVEERFRIDAMRDARERLFEELLSPAYRGATTGAVSSR, via the coding sequence GTGACGTCGGAGCCGCATCGGATTCTGATCCTGAACAACGAGTTCCACATGGGTGGGCTCGAGAAGAAGCTGGTCGAGTTCCTGGCCCGCTCGGACCGGTCCCGGTTCCAGTACGCGGTGTGCTGCCTCAAGGAGGGCGGGCACTTCAAGCCCGAGATCGAGGCGATGGGGATTCCGTTCTACGAGCACCTGCTGCGGCACCGTTTTGACGCGCTCGCGTTTCGGAGTCTGGAGGAGGTGTTGCGCCTGGAGCGCTCGGAGTTGATTTACACGTTCACCCATCCCAACACGGTGCTGTTTGCATACCTGGCCCGCATGCGGGGGTTGGTCGAGCGGGTGGTTGTCTCCTACCACGCCACCGGAAACAGGCGGGACGGCCGGCAGGTGCCGCAGTACCTGCTGCCGCTGGTGCGCCGCTTCGACGCGCTGGTGGCGGTGGCGGAGGCGCACAAGCGCTACCTGGTCGAGGAGGAAGGACTGCCGGGCGGGAAGATCCGCGTGATCTACAACGGCGTCGATGCCACCCGGTATCGCCCCGCGCTCACCGGCGAGCGCGAAGACGTCCGCGCGGCGCTGGGGATTCCCGCCGGCGCGTTCGTGATGATGGCGGTGGCGTCGCTCAAGGAACTGAAGCGTCTGGATCTGCTGCTGAGCTCCGCGGCGCCGCGGTTGCGCCGCGAGCCGGCGGCGCACCTGGTGCTGGTGGGCAAGGGTCCCGAGCGCGAGCGGCTCGAGGCGCTGGCGCGCGAGCTGGGTGTGCATGAGCGGACGCACTTCCTCGGTGTGCGCGACGACGTGGAAACTGTATTGCGCGCCGCGGATCTCGTCGTGCTGTCATCGCGGACCGAGGCGTTTCCGAACGTCGTCCTGGAAGCCATGGCGACCGGTCTCGCGGTGGTCACCACCGACGTCGGCAGCGTGCGCGAAATGGTGGAACCGGAGGACAGCGCCATCGTGGTTCCTCCCGGTGACGAGGCTGCGCTGGCGCGCGCCATCGAGCGGCTGGCGGGGGACGCCACCCTGCGCATCCGCTTCGGCGCGCGCGGGCGGGAGATCGTCGAGGAACGCTTCCGCATTGACGCCATGCGCGACGCGCGCGAGCGGCTATTCGAAGAACTCCTTTCCCCCGCGTACCGGGGGGCAACGACGGGGGCGGTTTCGTCGCGATGA